A portion of the Adhaeribacter radiodurans genome contains these proteins:
- a CDS encoding DUF6624 domain-containing protein, with translation MKYLLPLITFYLLLAPGSLLAQTANYFGGSKEVNDSVKTLFEAMEEPTFANRGNYFRTRQEFGKDSEQAKKMLKQMVLDDSLNLEKVIAVHQKYGWPLESQIGVVAVGQAFLQIQHGNFETQLKFLPVLKKAASRGEFTKSNLALIEDRVLTNKRKKQLYGTQYGVKLNKDGSKETLVWPIKSYPHVKKINNRREKMGLEKLVFTKSAYNAQAKVKDFR, from the coding sequence ATGAAGTACCTGTTACCATTAATTACTTTTTATTTACTGCTAGCACCTGGTTCTTTATTGGCTCAAACGGCAAATTATTTCGGGGGCAGTAAAGAAGTAAACGATAGTGTTAAAACGTTGTTTGAAGCCATGGAAGAACCCACTTTCGCAAACCGGGGCAATTATTTTCGGACCCGGCAGGAATTTGGTAAAGATTCTGAACAAGCAAAGAAAATGTTAAAGCAAATGGTGTTAGATGATTCTTTAAACTTAGAAAAAGTAATTGCTGTTCACCAGAAATATGGTTGGCCATTAGAAAGTCAAATTGGAGTTGTGGCTGTAGGGCAAGCTTTCCTGCAAATTCAGCATGGTAATTTTGAAACGCAGTTAAAGTTTTTACCTGTCCTGAAAAAGGCCGCAAGTAGGGGAGAGTTTACTAAAAGTAATTTAGCTCTTATAGAAGATAGAGTTCTTACAAATAAACGTAAGAAACAACTTTACGGCACCCAATATGGAGTAAAGCTAAATAAAGACGGCAGTAAAGAAACGCTTGTCTGGCCCATTAAATCTTATCCGCATGTTAAAAAAATAAATAACCGTAGAGAAAAGATGGGTTTGGAAAAGTTGGTTTTTACTAAAAGTGCCTACAACGCCCAAGCGAAGGTGAAAGACTTTAGGTAG
- a CDS encoding NAD(P)/FAD-dependent oxidoreductase: MKKIVIIGNGIAGITLAQHVRRLSDHSLLIISSETDYFFSRTALMYVYMGHLRADQTKPFEDWYWPENRIELKRDYVTQVDTSQKQLQLQSGEIATYDILVIASGSKSNTFSWPGQDLAGVQGLYSWQDLENLEVLTSRIKRAVIVGGGLIGVELAEMFLSRCLDVTFLVREKSFWSSVLPTEESAMVTRHIQSHHVDLRLETELAQILPDETGHVRAVITKKGEEIPCQFVGLAVGVHPNVDFLRDSGIALDKGVLVNKYFETNVPDVYAIGDCAQYLNPPVGRKPVEPLWYAGRMHGETLAHTLCSQQTAYKPGMWFNSAKFFDIEYQVYGEVNQHPQPGEEHIYWEHPNGKKSIRICFDKASNRVKGFNLMGIRYRHEVCERWIRNNTPIQEVLKNLREANFDPEFYKRYEPELLRQYNQLYPAQKVTTSKLKQILGFKR, encoded by the coding sequence ATGAAGAAAATAGTAATTATTGGTAATGGTATTGCCGGCATTACGCTGGCGCAGCATGTCCGGCGATTAAGCGACCATTCATTACTGATTATTTCATCGGAAACTGATTATTTTTTCTCGCGCACTGCTTTAATGTACGTATACATGGGGCACTTACGGGCCGATCAAACCAAACCTTTTGAAGATTGGTATTGGCCCGAAAACCGCATTGAGTTAAAACGCGACTACGTTACCCAAGTAGATACTTCGCAAAAACAACTGCAACTGCAATCCGGCGAGATAGCTACTTACGATATTTTAGTTATAGCTTCCGGCTCTAAATCCAATACGTTTAGCTGGCCCGGCCAAGACCTAGCCGGAGTACAAGGTTTATATTCGTGGCAGGATTTAGAAAACCTGGAAGTCTTAACATCTCGCATTAAACGAGCCGTTATTGTTGGCGGTGGTTTAATTGGCGTAGAACTGGCCGAAATGTTTTTGTCGCGCTGCCTGGATGTTACTTTTCTGGTACGGGAAAAAAGTTTCTGGAGCAGCGTATTACCCACCGAAGAATCGGCGATGGTAACCCGCCATATTCAGAGCCACCACGTAGACCTTCGCCTGGAAACCGAATTAGCCCAAATTTTACCTGACGAAACCGGCCACGTACGAGCGGTTATTACTAAAAAAGGCGAAGAAATTCCTTGCCAGTTTGTAGGTTTAGCGGTGGGCGTTCACCCCAATGTTGATTTTTTACGTGACAGTGGTATTGCTTTAGATAAAGGCGTTCTGGTAAATAAGTATTTTGAAACCAACGTGCCCGATGTTTATGCCATTGGCGATTGCGCCCAGTACTTAAATCCGCCTGTAGGCCGAAAACCAGTAGAACCGCTCTGGTACGCGGGCCGCATGCACGGCGAAACGCTGGCGCATACTCTCTGCAGTCAGCAAACAGCTTATAAGCCGGGCATGTGGTTTAACTCGGCCAAGTTTTTTGATATTGAATACCAGGTATACGGCGAAGTAAACCAGCATCCGCAACCCGGCGAAGAACATATTTATTGGGAACACCCAAACGGCAAGAAATCAATCCGGATTTGCTTTGACAAAGCCAGCAATCGCGTAAAAGGTTTTAATTTAATGGGTATCCGCTACCGCCACGAGGTATGCGAGCGCTGGATTCGAAACAATACGCCTATTCAGGAAGTACTTAAAAACCTGCGAGAAGCAAACTTCGACCCTGAGTTTTACAAACGCTACGAACCCGAGCTTTTACGGCAATACAACCAGCTTTATCCTGCTCAAAAAGTAACTACCAGCAAATTAAAACAAATCTTAGGATTTAAGAGATAG
- a CDS encoding thioredoxin family protein, whose amino-acid sequence MQQSAKHPLINLEQAFTYPEYEALIDRLLAENKTTGPDQDPKMVSYTQLNQVRMVRVARTTVLLPEVQQALADLTRSLQWVVLTEAWCGDAAQNVPILAKVANASAGKIELKLLLRDENLDLMDQYLTNGTRSIPKLICFDAVSGEELGTWGPRPDAAQALFQAFKENPTGTKKEFIQNVQLWYAKDKTISMQQEIAQLLKNWR is encoded by the coding sequence ATGCAACAATCCGCTAAACACCCGCTTATTAATCTGGAGCAAGCCTTTACTTATCCGGAATACGAAGCGTTAATTGACCGCTTATTGGCCGAAAATAAAACTACCGGACCCGATCAGGATCCGAAAATGGTATCGTATACCCAATTAAATCAAGTTCGTATGGTGCGTGTTGCCCGCACTACTGTTTTATTGCCCGAAGTACAACAAGCGCTGGCCGACTTAACCCGCTCCTTGCAATGGGTAGTTTTAACCGAAGCCTGGTGCGGCGATGCGGCGCAAAATGTGCCGATACTAGCTAAAGTTGCGAATGCCTCGGCAGGCAAAATTGAGTTAAAGCTCTTGCTTCGCGACGAAAACCTGGATTTGATGGACCAATATTTAACTAATGGCACCCGCTCTATTCCTAAATTAATTTGTTTCGATGCGGTTTCGGGTGAGGAATTAGGCACCTGGGGGCCTCGGCCCGATGCCGCTCAAGCGTTATTCCAGGCTTTTAAAGAAAACCCTACCGGTACAAAAAAAGAGTTTATTCAGAACGTTCAGCTTTGGTACGCCAAAGATAAAACCATTTCGATGCAACAGGAAATAGCTCAATTACTGAAGAACTGGCGGTAA
- a CDS encoding M16 family metallopeptidase, with the protein MKIINIYLLNAALLFSGATALAQKQTPPTGGEPRNFTLPAKQEFTLPNGLQATMVPYGEIPKVTVSLIVQVGNVHETEKENGLADITGQLMREGTTNLNAKQIAEQAARMGGSVDISVGSNQTTISGSVLSEYGPELVKLLADLVQHPAFPPSEIERIKNDFKRSMNLARSQPGTQADTKFRMAIYKGHPYGRDLPTDAQIDAFTVEQVRDFYQRQFGAQRTGVYVAGKFEGSAMRQAITSALSEWQQGPPPRIEIAQPVTKPDMLLLDRPGAPQSTLIIGLPTIDPSHPDYTKLRVMNSLLGGSFGSRITRNIRENKGYTYSPHSTIAPRYRVADWSEQADVTTEHTGNSLKEIVNEIDRLQKEAPSPEELKGIQNYVAGIFVLQNSSPGGIINQLNFLDLHGLPDTYLTNQVQAIHAVTPQEVKDLTKKYIRPEDMTTVVVGDKKVITPQIKKFQAEIKKRAL; encoded by the coding sequence ATGAAAATTATAAATATCTATTTGTTAAACGCGGCTTTGCTGTTTAGCGGTGCCACTGCCCTCGCTCAGAAACAAACTCCCCCAACCGGCGGCGAACCACGCAACTTTACTTTACCTGCTAAACAAGAATTTACTTTGCCCAACGGCTTACAAGCTACCATGGTACCCTACGGCGAAATACCAAAAGTTACCGTGAGTTTAATTGTGCAGGTAGGCAATGTGCACGAAACAGAAAAAGAAAATGGCCTGGCTGATATTACCGGACAGCTTATGCGGGAAGGCACCACTAATTTAAACGCCAAACAAATTGCCGAGCAGGCAGCCCGCATGGGTGGTTCTGTAGATATAAGCGTAGGCTCGAACCAAACAACTATTTCGGGTTCAGTTTTATCGGAGTACGGACCGGAACTGGTAAAATTATTGGCCGATCTGGTGCAACATCCGGCTTTTCCGCCTTCGGAAATAGAACGTATTAAGAACGATTTTAAACGCAGTATGAATTTGGCCCGCTCGCAGCCTGGTACGCAGGCTGATACTAAATTCCGGATGGCCATCTATAAAGGCCATCCTTACGGGCGTGATTTGCCTACCGATGCGCAGATTGATGCTTTTACTGTGGAGCAAGTACGGGACTTTTACCAGCGCCAATTTGGTGCGCAGCGCACCGGTGTGTACGTAGCCGGTAAATTCGAGGGAAGTGCCATGCGGCAAGCTATTACTTCGGCCTTAAGCGAGTGGCAGCAAGGACCACCACCGCGTATTGAAATTGCTCAACCGGTTACTAAACCCGATATGTTATTGCTAGACCGGCCCGGTGCTCCGCAATCTACCTTAATTATTGGCTTGCCTACCATTGATCCCTCGCACCCTGATTATACCAAACTGCGCGTAATGAACTCTTTGCTGGGTGGCTCGTTTGGCTCCCGCATTACCCGCAACATCCGCGAAAATAAAGGCTATACTTATTCACCACACAGCACTATTGCTCCGCGTTACCGGGTAGCCGATTGGAGCGAACAGGCCGATGTTACCACCGAACATACGGGTAATTCTTTAAAAGAAATCGTTAACGAAATAGACCGGTTACAAAAAGAAGCGCCTTCTCCCGAAGAGTTAAAAGGTATTCAGAACTACGTAGCGGGTATATTTGTGCTGCAGAATTCGTCGCCGGGAGGCATAATCAACCAACTGAATTTCCTGGATTTACACGGTCTGCCCGATACGTATTTAACAAATCAGGTGCAAGCTATTCACGCGGTAACGCCCCAGGAAGTAAAAGATCTTACCAAAAAATATATTCGGCCCGAAGATATGACTACGGTAGTAGTAGGCGATAAAAAAGTAATTACGCCGCAGATTAAAAAGTTTCAGGCGGAGATAAAGAAGCGAGCTTTGTAA
- a CDS encoding transposase, which translates to MAVLSEDKINRWIVPYLSQGKRGSKLQVAPAAIISGILYRLKTGCQWRELPLKEIFTGPTISWQGVYHHFRKWVNDGSFKNVWLGLLKSQRCLLDLSGVQLDGSQTICKQGGECIGYQNRKAANSCNSLFLADNKGQMLACSLPVSGAHHDLYEIEVVFKELCNLLKEAGIETKGLFLNADAGFDSQAFRSICSEMKIEANIATNPRNGQITDEYIYFDEQLFKQRNAIERANAWMDSFKALLIRFETKALHWFVLILIAFSVLFIRKIPNKPKL; encoded by the coding sequence ATGGCAGTATTAAGCGAAGATAAAATAAATCGGTGGATAGTTCCATATTTGAGCCAAGGAAAGAGAGGCAGTAAATTACAAGTAGCACCAGCAGCCATTATTTCAGGTATTTTATATCGGTTGAAAACAGGCTGTCAATGGCGAGAGTTACCCCTAAAAGAAATATTTACTGGCCCAACCATTAGCTGGCAAGGCGTGTATCATCATTTTCGAAAGTGGGTAAATGATGGGAGTTTTAAGAATGTATGGCTTGGCCTACTAAAAAGCCAGCGTTGCTTACTAGATTTATCAGGTGTTCAGTTAGATGGTAGTCAGACTATCTGTAAGCAGGGAGGGGAATGCATTGGTTATCAAAACAGGAAAGCGGCCAATAGTTGCAATAGCCTGTTTTTAGCTGATAACAAAGGGCAGATGCTGGCTTGTAGTTTACCAGTATCAGGAGCCCACCATGACTTGTATGAGATTGAAGTAGTATTTAAAGAATTATGTAATTTATTGAAAGAAGCAGGTATTGAAACTAAAGGTTTATTCTTAAATGCCGATGCCGGATTTGATTCCCAAGCTTTTAGAAGTATATGTTCAGAAATGAAAATAGAAGCTAATATTGCCACTAATCCCAGGAATGGCCAAATCACGGATGAATATATTTATTTTGATGAACAACTCTTTAAGCAGAGAAATGCCATTGAAAGAGCTAACGCCTGGATGGACAGCTTCAAAGCTTTGCTCATTCGATTCGAAACCAAAGCACTACACTGGTTCGTGCTTATTTTAATTGCTTTCTCCGTCTTATTTATTCGTAAAATCCCTAATAAACCAAAACTCTAA
- a CDS encoding sugar phosphate isomerase/epimerase family protein encodes MKKLVLSAFTVLCLTVSCKNNQSNDASTSASGSASDSAATATSATTTSSQSNPEEKLDWKLGAQAYTFNRFTFAEAIDKIKSCGLSYVEAFPGQTIGGGIEGKMEPNMSAEKRNQILKMLQDKGVKMVSFGVTGAKDEAGWRELFQFAKDMGLENITMEPEPEFVPLVSKLCDEYGINAAIHNHPTPSRYWNPDVVIAAMKGQSKRLGACADIGHWVRSGLDPVECLKKLDGHIIQLHFKDLNEKSKDAHDVHWGQGVSNVDGVLAELKRQNFKGLFSAEYEYNWENSAPDVTASVQYFREAVQKLEK; translated from the coding sequence ATGAAAAAACTTGTATTAAGCGCATTTACTGTTCTTTGTTTAACAGTATCGTGTAAAAACAACCAAAGCAATGATGCTTCTACCTCTGCCTCCGGTTCAGCATCCGACTCAGCAGCCACTGCCACTTCCGCCACAACCACCAGTAGCCAGTCGAACCCGGAAGAAAAACTAGACTGGAAACTGGGCGCTCAGGCCTATACTTTCAACCGGTTTACTTTTGCTGAAGCCATTGATAAAATTAAAAGCTGCGGTTTAAGCTACGTAGAAGCGTTTCCGGGCCAAACTATTGGCGGCGGTATTGAAGGTAAAATGGAGCCTAATATGTCAGCAGAAAAACGTAACCAAATTTTAAAAATGCTACAGGATAAAGGCGTAAAAATGGTATCGTTTGGGGTAACTGGCGCTAAAGACGAAGCTGGTTGGCGGGAATTATTTCAATTTGCCAAAGATATGGGCCTGGAAAATATTACCATGGAACCGGAACCAGAATTTGTTCCGTTAGTTTCTAAACTTTGCGACGAATACGGGATAAACGCTGCAATTCATAACCATCCTACCCCTTCGCGCTACTGGAATCCTGATGTGGTTATTGCTGCTATGAAAGGTCAGAGCAAGCGTTTAGGAGCCTGCGCCGATATCGGTCACTGGGTTCGTTCTGGTTTAGACCCTGTAGAATGCCTGAAAAAATTGGATGGCCACATTATACAATTACACTTTAAAGACCTGAACGAAAAAAGCAAAGATGCCCACGATGTACATTGGGGCCAGGGTGTTTCGAATGTAGACGGCGTACTGGCCGAGCTTAAAAGACAAAACTTTAAAGGTTTATTCTCCGCCGAATACGAGTACAATTGGGAAAACAGCGCTCCCGATGTAACCGCCAGCGTACAATATTTTAGAGAAGCAGTACAGAAACTAGAAAAATAA
- a CDS encoding Gfo/Idh/MocA family protein yields MDRRHFIKTSAAASLAFSAYTLPSISVAGKTRPYRTALIGSGWWGTNILREAIAAGESKIVAMCDVDQSQLAKSYAELEKLTSDKPKKYSDFRELLSKEKPEIVIVATPDHWHPLITIAAVQQGAHVYVEKPISHTIYEGRAMVKAARDADRIVQVGTHRRVSPHNVSGMEFLKSGKAGKIGMVRAFVHYGGGPGKVVPDSEAPKGLDWNMWCGPAPLRPYNAAIHPKGFRMFLDYANGQLGDWGIHWLDQILWWTEEKYPKKVFSTGGRAIRQDNTDAPDHQVATYEFEDFTVNWEHRLFAGNNAEKGENVGCYFYGTEGTFHMGWQQGWTFYPIDSKKQIIHQDPQLNKPDEQNIKQLWADFLASIKAKKRSVCDIEVGHRSTSMALLGMLSLKLGRSVIWDGEKEVVVNDPEANKLLSREYRGEWKYPTV; encoded by the coding sequence ATGGATCGTCGTCATTTTATTAAAACATCGGCAGCGGCTAGTCTGGCCTTTTCGGCTTATACCTTGCCGTCTATTTCGGTAGCTGGTAAAACCCGGCCGTATCGTACTGCTCTTATTGGCTCGGGCTGGTGGGGTACAAACATTTTACGCGAAGCAATTGCTGCCGGCGAAAGTAAAATAGTGGCGATGTGCGACGTAGACCAGAGCCAGTTAGCTAAATCTTACGCCGAACTGGAAAAGCTAACCAGCGATAAACCTAAAAAATACAGCGACTTCCGGGAATTACTCAGCAAAGAAAAGCCCGAAATTGTAATTGTAGCTACCCCCGACCATTGGCATCCGCTTATTACCATTGCAGCCGTGCAGCAAGGTGCCCACGTGTACGTCGAAAAACCAATTAGCCATACTATTTACGAAGGCCGCGCTATGGTAAAAGCTGCCCGCGACGCCGACCGGATAGTTCAGGTGGGCACACACCGCCGGGTATCGCCGCACAACGTATCGGGTATGGAATTCTTAAAATCTGGTAAGGCTGGTAAAATAGGTATGGTGCGGGCTTTTGTGCATTATGGTGGGGGGCCCGGTAAGGTTGTACCCGACAGCGAAGCACCCAAAGGTTTAGATTGGAATATGTGGTGCGGCCCGGCTCCTTTGCGACCTTACAATGCAGCTATTCACCCGAAAGGTTTTCGCATGTTCCTGGATTATGCCAACGGCCAACTCGGCGACTGGGGTATTCACTGGTTAGATCAAATTTTATGGTGGACCGAAGAGAAATATCCGAAGAAAGTATTTTCAACTGGAGGCCGCGCCATCCGGCAAGATAATACCGATGCTCCCGACCACCAGGTAGCTACTTACGAGTTCGAAGATTTTACGGTTAACTGGGAACACCGCTTATTTGCGGGTAATAACGCCGAAAAAGGTGAAAATGTAGGCTGCTATTTTTACGGTACCGAGGGTACGTTTCACATGGGCTGGCAACAGGGCTGGACCTTCTATCCTATAGATTCTAAAAAACAAATCATTCATCAGGACCCGCAATTAAATAAACCCGATGAGCAAAATATTAAACAATTGTGGGCTGATTTCCTGGCATCTATTAAGGCCAAAAAACGCTCGGTTTGCGATATTGAAGTGGGGCACCGATCTACTTCTATGGCCTTGCTGGGTATGCTTTCCTTAAAGCTGGGCCGTAGCGTAATCTGGGAC
- a CDS encoding DUF547 domain-containing protein gives MKKIFSCVVLLFLCSTSFAQNTLPAFTDEADAFFKKYVAEGKVAYAAIKKEEKSIQLLTNKIGAINLQGIPDNSKKAFYINAYNLLVIQAVTNLYPVKSVMDKPGFFDKTVHVVAGEKLTLNDLEKKKLLQPYQDARLHFALACAAVSCPPLASYAYTPNGLNGQLDSRTKQAINNPAFIKVNTQNRQVLISKIFDWYKTDFTKDNQTVLSFLNTYRTDKIPGNYQVGYYEYDWRLNNQ, from the coding sequence ATGAAAAAAATATTTTCTTGTGTTGTACTGCTTTTCCTTTGTTCAACCTCGTTTGCCCAAAACACTTTACCTGCTTTTACCGACGAAGCCGATGCTTTTTTTAAAAAATACGTTGCAGAGGGGAAAGTAGCTTATGCTGCTATTAAGAAAGAAGAAAAAAGCATTCAGTTGCTTACAAATAAGATTGGCGCAATAAACTTACAAGGTATACCGGATAACAGTAAAAAAGCTTTCTATATAAATGCCTATAATTTACTCGTTATTCAGGCCGTAACTAATCTGTATCCTGTAAAGTCGGTAATGGATAAGCCTGGTTTTTTCGATAAAACAGTGCACGTGGTAGCCGGAGAAAAACTAACCCTAAACGATCTGGAAAAGAAAAAATTATTACAACCCTACCAGGATGCCCGGTTACACTTTGCGCTGGCCTGTGCCGCCGTTAGCTGTCCGCCGCTGGCTAGCTACGCTTATACCCCCAACGGATTAAATGGGCAACTCGATAGCCGCACCAAACAAGCCATAAACAATCCGGCCTTTATAAAGGTTAATACTCAAAACCGACAAGTACTTATTTCTAAAATTTTTGACTGGTACAAAACTGATTTTACTAAAGATAACCAAACGGTGTTATCGTTTTTAAATACTTACCGAACCGATAAAATTCCGGGTAATTATCAGGTAGGTTATTACGAGTACGATTGGCGTTTAAATAACCAATAG